The following coding sequences are from one Veillonella rodentium window:
- a CDS encoding xanthine phosphoribosyltransferase — protein sequence MELLKQRIRDEGIVLNNRVLKVDGFLNHQIDPHLFKAIGKEIADRYRDAGVQRIVTIEASGIALALMAALELDVPLVFARKKKSILMVDEVYHSVVYSYTKEENYEITISKKFLPAGEKVLIIDDFLASGEAAMGLAKLVQEAGDEVVGMAIAIEKSFQPGRERLENAGFRVESLVRIKEFKDNGCVFLED from the coding sequence ATGGAATTATTAAAGCAACGCATTCGAGATGAGGGCATCGTCCTCAATAATCGCGTGTTAAAAGTAGATGGATTTTTGAATCATCAAATCGATCCGCATTTGTTCAAAGCCATCGGAAAGGAAATTGCAGATCGCTATCGTGATGCGGGGGTACAACGGATTGTCACTATAGAAGCATCGGGTATCGCTTTAGCATTGATGGCCGCATTGGAACTCGATGTACCGTTGGTATTTGCACGCAAGAAAAAATCGATTCTCATGGTGGATGAGGTATATCATTCCGTTGTCTATTCCTATACAAAGGAAGAAAACTATGAAATCACGATTTCCAAAAAGTTCTTGCCAGCCGGTGAAAAGGTATTGATCATCGATGATTTCTTGGCATCCGGTGAAGCCGCTATGGGTCTGGCTAAATTGGTGCAGGAAGCAGGTGATGAAGTGGTGGGTATGGCGATTGCCATCGAAAAATCCTTTCAGCCCGGACGTGAACGCCTTGAAAATGCGGGGTTCCGTGTAGAGTCGTTAGTGCGTATCAAAGAATTCAAGGATAATGGTTGTGTATTTTTAGAAGACTGA
- the purE gene encoding 5-(carboxyamino)imidazole ribonucleotide mutase produces MKVGIIMGSKSDLDIMKKASAVLDEFDIPYEMVIASAHRTPEAVRSFVTRLETEGAIAFIAGAGAAAHLPGVVASFTTLPVIGIPLNATALKGVDSLLAIVQMPSGMPVATMAVDGAKNAALFAVQIGAAFNKELKERYEQYRKDMADKVLADNEALQSELGK; encoded by the coding sequence ATGAAGGTCGGTATCATCATGGGCAGCAAGTCCGATTTGGATATAATGAAGAAGGCATCTGCCGTATTGGATGAATTTGATATTCCCTATGAAATGGTTATTGCTTCGGCTCATCGTACGCCGGAGGCTGTGCGGTCCTTCGTAACACGCCTCGAAACGGAAGGTGCCATCGCCTTTATTGCCGGTGCCGGTGCGGCGGCTCATTTGCCGGGGGTTGTGGCAAGTTTTACAACGCTTCCCGTTATTGGTATCCCTCTTAATGCGACGGCTCTTAAGGGCGTCGACTCATTACTCGCCATCGTTCAGATGCCGTCCGGTATGCCTGTGGCGACGATGGCTGTGGACGGGGCTAAAAATGCGGCTCTCTTTGCGGTACAGATCGGTGCCGCTTTCAATAAAGAATTAAAAGAACGATACGAGCAATATCGAAAGGATATGGCGGATAAAGTGTTAGCGGACAACGAGGCGTTGCAGAGCGAACTCGGTAAATGA
- the purC gene encoding phosphoribosylaminoimidazolesuccinocarboxamide synthase — translation MANIELDKLTLLYEGKAKQVYQTDNKDEYIVHYKDDATAFNGEKHDTILGKGVLNNKISSFFFELLKKEGVPTHFIRREDDRNQLVLTLDIIPLEVIIRNIAAGSMAKRFGIEEGTPLQHPILEFCYKNDELGDPFANESQITALGWATQEELDTISTITLKVNDILKKFLATKNVTLVDFKVEFGRHNGEVLLGDEISPDTCRFWDATTGDKLDKDRFRRDLGNVEEAYKEMLFRLTGERA, via the coding sequence ATGGCTAACATCGAACTGGACAAATTGACATTATTGTATGAAGGTAAAGCGAAACAGGTGTATCAGACAGATAATAAAGATGAATACATTGTACATTATAAGGATGATGCCACCGCATTTAACGGCGAAAAACATGACACGATTCTAGGTAAGGGCGTATTGAACAATAAGATTTCCTCGTTCTTCTTTGAGCTGCTAAAAAAAGAGGGTGTACCGACTCATTTTATCCGTCGTGAAGATGACCGCAATCAATTGGTACTTACCTTGGATATCATTCCATTAGAAGTTATTATTCGTAACATTGCAGCGGGCTCCATGGCGAAACGTTTCGGCATCGAAGAAGGAACACCTTTACAACATCCGATTCTAGAATTCTGTTATAAAAACGATGAATTAGGCGATCCTTTTGCCAATGAATCGCAGATTACGGCGCTCGGATGGGCTACGCAGGAAGAACTTGATACGATTTCTACCATCACTTTAAAAGTAAATGATATTTTAAAGAAATTTTTGGCTACAAAAAATGTAACCCTTGTAGATTTTAAAGTGGAATTCGGCAGACATAACGGCGAAGTGCTTTTAGGGGATGAAATTTCTCCTGATACATGCCGTTTCTGGGACGCTACAACGGGTGACAAGCTTGATAAAGACCGTTTCCGTCGCGATCTCGGCAATGTTGAAGAAGCCTATAAGGAGATGTTGTTCCGCCTCACAGGCGAGCGTGCTTAA
- the purF gene encoding amidophosphoribosyltransferase, whose product MNYDPIFDKWHEECGVFGIFDHTVDVARYVYWGLFALQHRGQESAGIAVTDGHDVELKKGMGLLTEAIKELPTLPSYMGTGHVRYSTTGSSNPRNIQPLVIHYQGGQIAVAHNGNLTNALAIRKRLEADGSIFQTTMDSEVIVNLIARSKAATQVERIADAARQIEGAFSLVITTNDSLVGLRDPQGFRPLCLGKTENGYVLSSESCAFDAIKAEFIRHIDPGEMVIIDDSGVRSTIYAEPEKIDKKLCVFEYIYFARSDSHIDGQSVYEARINMGRELYNETKYDADIVMSIPDSGTTAALGYARASGIPFAEGLIKNRYSGRTFIKPNQEERELAVRMKLNALPHVVSGKRIVLIDDSIVRGTTSGLIVKMLKEAGAKEVYMCVSSPTIEYSCHYGIDTSVRKELIAATHTVDEIKNYIHADKLHYLSREGLCRAVSGVGANDLCFACFNGDYSVAVPSEQEEGVKYVLE is encoded by the coding sequence ATGAATTACGATCCTATTTTTGACAAGTGGCATGAAGAATGCGGTGTGTTCGGCATCTTTGATCATACCGTAGATGTGGCTCGTTATGTGTACTGGGGCTTGTTTGCGTTACAACATCGGGGGCAGGAAAGCGCCGGTATCGCCGTTACGGATGGGCACGATGTGGAATTGAAAAAGGGCATGGGTCTTTTGACGGAGGCTATTAAGGAATTGCCGACCTTGCCGAGTTATATGGGAACCGGTCATGTCAGATATTCCACGACGGGCTCCAGTAATCCTCGCAATATTCAACCCTTGGTCATTCATTATCAGGGCGGACAGATCGCGGTGGCTCACAATGGTAATTTGACGAATGCCCTTGCTATCCGCAAGCGCCTTGAAGCGGACGGTTCGATCTTTCAGACGACCATGGATTCGGAGGTTATCGTAAATTTAATTGCCCGGTCCAAGGCTGCCACACAGGTAGAACGCATCGCCGATGCGGCGCGTCAAATCGAGGGGGCTTTTTCGTTGGTTATTACCACAAATGATTCTCTTGTGGGCCTTCGCGATCCGCAGGGATTCAGACCTCTCTGCTTAGGCAAGACCGAGAACGGATATGTACTGTCTAGTGAAAGCTGCGCTTTTGACGCGATTAAGGCGGAGTTTATACGCCATATCGATCCGGGTGAAATGGTCATTATCGATGATAGCGGTGTACGCAGCACTATCTATGCGGAGCCCGAAAAAATCGATAAAAAGCTATGCGTTTTTGAATATATTTATTTCGCCCGCTCCGACAGTCATATCGACGGTCAGTCGGTGTATGAAGCGCGTATCAACATGGGGCGTGAATTATATAATGAAACAAAATATGATGCGGATATTGTCATGTCCATCCCCGATTCGGGAACGACCGCCGCATTAGGATATGCAAGAGCCTCCGGAATTCCTTTCGCGGAAGGTCTCATTAAAAATCGTTACAGCGGACGTACATTCATCAAACCGAATCAGGAGGAACGTGAGCTGGCGGTGCGCATGAAACTCAACGCATTGCCTCATGTCGTCAGCGGAAAGCGTATCGTTCTCATCGATGATTCCATCGTGCGAGGTACTACGAGCGGACTCATCGTTAAAATGTTAAAAGAGGCGGGCGCCAAAGAAGTTTACATGTGCGTCAGCTCTCCCACCATTGAGTACTCCTGCCATTACGGCATCGATACGTCGGTCAGAAAAGAACTCATTGCAGCGACTCATACGGTGGATGAGATTAAGAACTATATTCATGCGGATAAGTTACATTATTTATCCCGTGAGGGGCTCTGTCGCGCTGTTTCGGGAGTAGGCGCAAATGATTTATGTTTCGCCTGCTTCAATGGTGATTACAGTGTTGCGGTTCCGTCGGAACAGGAGGAAGGGGTCAAATATGTGCTCGAATAA
- the purM gene encoding phosphoribosylformylglycinamidine cyclo-ligase, with amino-acid sequence MCSNKTSLTYRDAGVDIDAGNRAVELMKESVKRTYTPGVVGDLGGFGGLYSLAGHSMTDPMLVSGTDGVGTKLRLAIMMDKHDTIGQDCVAMSVNDILVQGATPLFFLDYIAVGKLDPVKVADIVRGVARACEESGCALLGGETAEMAGFYDNDDYDVAGFAVGIVDRPKLITGEHIAEGDIILGLPSSGVHSNGFSLVRKIVFEHKKFSIDTKIPEFGKTLGEELLTPTRLYPKAVLPLLEKNLLKGMVHITGGGFYENIPRILPKGVTAHIDVSTWPRLPVFTKLQEWGNVKWPEMYRTFNMGIGMILVVSPEQADVVKADLAKRNEAVYEIGRVVNGDGPVVLKGAEFDA; translated from the coding sequence ATGTGCTCGAATAAAACCAGTTTAACCTATCGTGACGCCGGTGTTGATATCGATGCGGGAAACCGCGCCGTGGAATTGATGAAGGAATCCGTAAAGCGCACTTATACTCCCGGGGTAGTAGGGGATTTAGGAGGCTTTGGAGGCCTGTACTCCTTGGCGGGGCACAGCATGACGGATCCTATGCTCGTATCCGGTACCGATGGGGTAGGGACGAAATTACGACTCGCCATCATGATGGATAAACACGATACAATCGGTCAGGACTGTGTGGCGATGAGTGTGAACGATATCCTCGTTCAGGGGGCGACGCCTCTATTTTTCCTCGATTACATTGCAGTGGGCAAGTTGGACCCGGTGAAAGTCGCGGATATTGTGCGCGGTGTAGCGCGGGCATGCGAGGAATCAGGCTGTGCTCTATTGGGTGGTGAAACAGCCGAGATGGCGGGATTCTACGATAATGATGATTATGATGTGGCCGGCTTTGCTGTGGGAATCGTTGATCGACCTAAACTTATTACCGGTGAACATATCGCGGAGGGAGATATCATTTTGGGATTGCCTTCGTCCGGCGTTCACTCAAACGGATTTTCATTGGTTCGTAAAATCGTATTTGAACATAAGAAATTCTCCATCGATACCAAAATTCCTGAGTTCGGCAAAACCTTGGGTGAGGAGTTATTGACGCCGACACGGCTGTATCCGAAGGCTGTATTGCCGCTCCTAGAGAAAAATCTGCTCAAAGGGATGGTTCATATTACGGGCGGCGGCTTTTATGAAAATATTCCTCGCATTCTGCCTAAAGGCGTAACGGCTCATATTGATGTCAGTACATGGCCTCGCCTGCCGGTATTTACAAAACTGCAGGAGTGGGGTAATGTGAAATGGCCTGAAATGTACCGTACTTTCAATATGGGAATCGGCATGATTCTCGTCGTGTCACCTGAACAGGCGGACGTAGTGAAAGCGGATCTTGCGAAACGGAATGAAGCGGTTTATGAAATCGGCCGTGTCGTTAATGGTGACGGCCCTGTAGTTCTCAAAGGGGCTGAATTTGATGCATGA
- the purN gene encoding phosphoribosylglycinamide formyltransferase has protein sequence MGNKVVKKRLALFASGRGSNGEALYKAMCDDYINGTFVVIITDHHDAGIVQRADGWGIPIVVIERSDYDSKADFESAQLEALAPYGVDGIVLAGYMRILGCQLIDSYEHRILNIHPALLPSFPGLHGHQQAIEAGVKVTGCTVHFVDTGMDTGPIIMQNTVPVLPDDTEDTLSERLLPVEHATYVEALRLFCADKLSVEGRIVRIEE, from the coding sequence ATGGGTAATAAAGTTGTGAAGAAGAGACTGGCCCTCTTTGCCAGCGGTCGCGGTTCTAACGGAGAGGCTCTTTATAAGGCCATGTGTGACGACTATATTAACGGGACATTCGTTGTAATTATTACGGACCATCATGATGCGGGGATTGTACAGCGTGCGGACGGGTGGGGGATTCCCATCGTCGTCATAGAACGGTCGGATTATGATTCCAAGGCGGATTTTGAGTCCGCTCAATTAGAGGCCCTCGCGCCTTATGGGGTGGACGGAATCGTACTCGCCGGATATATGCGTATCCTCGGATGTCAGTTAATCGACAGCTATGAGCATCGGATTTTAAATATTCATCCCGCTTTATTGCCGTCTTTTCCGGGCTTGCATGGACATCAACAGGCTATTGAGGCGGGCGTAAAGGTAACGGGATGTACCGTTCATTTTGTAGATACCGGTATGGATACGGGGCCCATTATTATGCAGAATACGGTGCCTGTATTGCCCGATGATACGGAGGATACGTTGAGTGAACGGTTATTACCCGTAGAACATGCTACATACGTTGAGGCATTGCGATTATTTTGTGCTGATAAGCTTTCTGTTGAGGGGCGCATCGTACGCATTGAAGAATAA
- the purH gene encoding bifunctional phosphoribosylaminoimidazolecarboxamide formyltransferase/IMP cyclohydrolase — MIKNALLSVSDKTGIIDFAKGLVELGVTIYSTGGTLKVIADAGIPVKSVESLTGFPEMMDGRVKTLHPKVHGGILAIRDNKEHQQAMAEHGIEPIDLVAVNLYPFRETIAKPDVSLEEAIENIDIGGPTMVRSAAKNHAYVGIVVNPNHYDEVLHMLKTDGELSKKYRFALAKEAFAHTAAYDIAIANYMSTILKEGPTPPEYLSAYEKVTDLRYGENPHQRAAFYREIGTAHGMGALKQLHGKELSYNNIVDMEAAWNMVWEFTEPAACIIKHTNPCGAATADTLKDAYVSAYEADSVSAFGGIVALNREVDGPTAEEMSHIFLEVIMAPAFTEEALIILEAKKNIRLIELSKPESGQMTVKKVSGGLLVQTEDDIVEDRANYRVVTKVQPTEAQWKALEFAWKIVKHVKSNAILISNEHHTLGVGAGQMNRVGSANIALEQAGEAAHGAVMASDAFFPFGDTVEAAAKHGIAAIIQPGGSIRDEESIKAADEAGIAMVFTGIRHFKH; from the coding sequence ATGATTAAGAATGCACTTTTAAGTGTATCCGATAAAACGGGGATTATAGATTTTGCAAAGGGATTAGTTGAGTTAGGTGTCACCATTTACTCTACAGGCGGTACATTGAAAGTCATCGCTGATGCAGGCATCCCCGTAAAGTCTGTTGAATCCTTGACGGGCTTTCCAGAAATGATGGATGGTCGCGTGAAAACATTACATCCAAAGGTGCATGGCGGTATTTTGGCTATTCGAGATAATAAAGAGCATCAGCAGGCGATGGCGGAACACGGTATTGAACCTATCGATTTGGTGGCGGTCAACTTGTATCCGTTCCGGGAAACCATTGCAAAACCCGATGTATCGCTGGAGGAGGCTATTGAGAACATCGATATCGGCGGTCCTACAATGGTACGGTCGGCTGCGAAGAATCACGCATATGTAGGGATTGTGGTCAACCCGAATCACTATGATGAAGTTCTTCACATGTTAAAGACAGACGGTGAATTGTCAAAAAAATATCGTTTCGCTTTGGCGAAGGAAGCCTTTGCACATACGGCGGCTTATGATATAGCTATTGCTAATTACATGAGCACCATTCTGAAAGAAGGTCCTACACCGCCTGAATATTTAAGCGCTTATGAAAAGGTGACCGATCTCCGGTATGGTGAAAATCCCCATCAACGGGCTGCTTTCTATAGGGAAATCGGTACGGCTCATGGTATGGGGGCATTAAAGCAGTTACACGGCAAGGAGTTGTCTTATAACAATATTGTGGATATGGAAGCGGCCTGGAATATGGTGTGGGAATTTACGGAGCCCGCGGCCTGTATCATTAAACACACGAATCCATGCGGAGCCGCTACGGCAGATACATTGAAGGATGCTTATGTATCGGCTTATGAAGCGGATTCCGTTTCGGCCTTTGGCGGTATCGTTGCACTTAATCGCGAAGTGGACGGCCCGACGGCGGAGGAAATGAGTCATATCTTTTTAGAAGTTATCATGGCGCCGGCTTTCACAGAGGAAGCGTTGATCATTTTAGAAGCTAAAAAGAATATACGCCTTATCGAATTGTCGAAACCGGAATCGGGGCAAATGACGGTAAAGAAAGTTTCCGGCGGTTTATTGGTGCAAACGGAGGATGATATCGTTGAGGACCGCGCTAATTATAGAGTGGTGACGAAGGTGCAGCCTACGGAGGCGCAGTGGAAGGCTCTTGAATTTGCGTGGAAGATAGTAAAGCATGTGAAATCAAATGCCATACTCATTTCCAATGAGCATCATACATTGGGCGTCGGTGCGGGACAGATGAATCGTGTCGGCTCCGCTAATATCGCACTGGAACAGGCGGGTGAGGCGGCTCATGGTGCCGTTATGGCATCGGATGCGTTTTTCCCGTTCGGCGATACCGTTGAAGCGGCGGCGAAGCATGGTATTGCGGCGATTATCCAGCCCGGCGGATCCATTCGGGATGAGGAATCCATCAAGGCTGCCGACGAAGCGGGCATAGCCATGGTATTTACCGGCATTCGTCATTTTAAACATTGA
- the purD gene encoding phosphoribosylamine--glycine ligase, producing the protein MKVCVIGSGGREHALAWRLSISPSVTKVYAVPGSAAMSGCAELVGIDWKQTEHLIQFLKDNQVDLVVIGPEAPLVAGLSDSLCSAGIPVFGPSKAAAQLEGSKVFAKELMKRYDIPTAAYGVFSDVESAKSFIDDTGAPIVVKADGLAAGKGVVVAMTVDEAYAAVEDMLSGNRFGEAGHTVVIEEFMVGEEASLLAFVDGETVVPMIASQDHKRIFDGDKGPNTGGMGTYAPAPVLTDELRDEAMRRILNPVVKALADEGMPYVGCLYAGLMITDEGPKVVEFNARFGDPETQVVLPLLDSDLGEVMMSCAEGTLKAEEVRWKQSSAACVILASKGYPETSSKGDVIKGDIEPYDTTIVFHSGTKLVDHQYVTDGGRVLGVVGLGKDLQTALDRAYGRIEHISFDGMQYRKDIGAKAFK; encoded by the coding sequence ATGAAAGTATGTGTCATCGGCAGTGGTGGCCGCGAGCATGCCTTGGCTTGGCGCCTCTCTATCAGCCCCAGTGTAACGAAGGTATACGCTGTTCCCGGCAGTGCGGCCATGTCCGGTTGTGCCGAGTTGGTAGGAATCGACTGGAAGCAAACAGAACACTTGATTCAGTTTCTGAAAGATAATCAGGTGGACCTTGTCGTCATCGGTCCTGAAGCCCCGCTTGTGGCAGGGCTTAGCGATAGTTTGTGCAGCGCAGGTATTCCCGTGTTCGGTCCGTCCAAGGCGGCGGCTCAACTGGAAGGTTCCAAGGTCTTTGCGAAGGAGCTGATGAAACGCTATGATATTCCGACCGCTGCATATGGCGTATTTTCCGACGTTGAATCCGCAAAGTCATTTATTGATGATACGGGGGCGCCCATCGTAGTGAAGGCCGACGGTCTCGCTGCGGGCAAGGGCGTCGTTGTAGCCATGACCGTGGACGAAGCGTATGCAGCCGTGGAGGATATGCTCAGCGGTAATCGTTTCGGTGAGGCCGGGCATACCGTGGTTATAGAGGAATTCATGGTCGGTGAAGAGGCGAGCTTGCTCGCATTTGTGGACGGCGAGACGGTGGTTCCCATGATTGCATCTCAAGATCACAAGCGCATTTTTGACGGCGACAAAGGCCCTAATACAGGCGGTATGGGGACCTATGCTCCCGCTCCGGTTCTGACCGATGAACTTCGGGATGAGGCGATGCGGAGGATTTTAAATCCCGTTGTAAAAGCATTGGCTGATGAAGGTATGCCGTATGTGGGCTGTCTGTATGCGGGACTCATGATTACAGATGAAGGCCCGAAGGTGGTCGAGTTCAATGCGCGTTTCGGCGATCCTGAAACACAAGTGGTATTGCCTTTACTGGACAGCGATTTGGGCGAAGTTATGATGTCCTGTGCCGAGGGTACATTGAAAGCGGAAGAGGTGCGGTGGAAGCAATCATCCGCTGCCTGCGTCATCCTTGCATCGAAAGGCTATCCGGAAACATCTTCGAAAGGTGATGTGATTAAGGGGGATATCGAACCCTATGATACGACTATCGTATTCCATTCCGGTACAAAGCTCGTCGACCATCAGTATGTGACCGATGGCGGTCGCGTTCTGGGCGTCGTGGGACTCGGGAAGGATCTTCAGACGGCTCTGGACCGAGCCTATGGACGAATAGAGCATATTTCCTTTGACGGTATGCAATACCGTAAGGATATCGGTGCTAAAGCTTTCAAATAA